From Oculatellaceae cyanobacterium, a single genomic window includes:
- a CDS encoding septal ring lytic transglycosylase RlpA family protein, whose protein sequence is MNQRFWISLPAALLAILGTTFSSYAQPQTAFDSHSEALTQAEISGKTPKVELENSDSDRNKGYKKSKRSSSGSGMASWYGAGPGYTAAHRTLPFGTRVRVTNLNNNRSVVVKINDRGPFIAGRVIDVSGAAASVLGIRSSGVAPVSLQVLGS, encoded by the coding sequence ATGAATCAAAGATTTTGGATTAGCCTTCCTGCTGCCCTGTTAGCAATTCTGGGTACAACATTTTCTAGTTACGCCCAACCCCAGACAGCATTTGACAGTCATTCAGAAGCATTAACCCAAGCAGAGATTTCAGGAAAAACCCCAAAAGTCGAACTCGAAAATAGCGATTCTGATCGCAACAAAGGTTATAAAAAAAGCAAGCGCTCCTCATCTGGAAGTGGTATGGCTTCCTGGTATGGTGCAGGCCCAGGATATACAGCAGCCCACCGTACTTTACCTTTTGGCACCCGTGTACGGGTAACCAACCTCAACAATAATCGTTCCGTAGTAGTCAAAATCAACGATCGCGGCCCATTTATCGCGGGTCGGGTTATCGACGTTTCAGGTGCTGCTGCCAGTGTTTTAGGAATCAGATCTTCAGGCGTAGCACCAGTAAGTTTACAGGTTTTAGGTTCATAG
- a CDS encoding tetratricopeptide repeat protein: protein MNKLLAILGIALSVVGITPDVYAADAPNIVIPATSIEDFYQQGMQKLELKDFSGAIASFTQALTTNPNNAEAYLYRALAYRGANDYESALTDFKSALRLDSSYGNPIKTVERHPQLNVAYEIFKTARIQYFTEAIGQNPDDAQAYFYRGLSRKNEDNQGALADFTNVIRLQPNNAQAYLQRGLSQTYSDSEKAIADINEAIRLQPNDPEAYFARGQIYVLSGNLTQALPDIEASIRLNTTNPDAYGVRSHIRHKFGDIPGAIADLAQVIRLKPDQAAALYTNRAELYLEIKDHQAAMADFTQAIRYSSDVKDFIGGGYPSYMAYGRRAALRYQLKDYRGAIADYTQMIRVTPLGSAFDGAVNSSDILADIYFKRAEAHIKLKDQRSAIQDYQKAITYFQQRGWMTENYKKALQQLKNLQR from the coding sequence ATGAATAAATTACTTGCCATTCTCGGAATTGCCTTAAGTGTAGTTGGCATCACTCCCGATGTCTATGCTGCTGATGCTCCTAATATTGTCATCCCCGCAACGAGTATAGAAGATTTTTACCAGCAAGGAATGCAAAAGCTTGAATTAAAAGATTTTTCAGGTGCCATCGCATCTTTTACTCAAGCACTTACCACAAATCCTAATAATGCCGAAGCTTACCTTTATCGGGCGCTTGCTTATAGAGGTGCAAATGATTATGAATCTGCCCTAACTGATTTTAAATCTGCTTTACGCCTTGATAGCAGCTACGGAAATCCGATTAAAACAGTTGAGAGACATCCTCAACTTAATGTAGCTTACGAAATTTTTAAAACTGCTCGCATTCAATATTTTACTGAAGCGATTGGGCAAAATCCCGATGATGCTCAAGCTTACTTCTATCGGGGACTTAGCCGTAAAAATGAAGATAATCAAGGTGCATTGGCAGATTTTACTAATGTAATTCGTCTGCAACCGAATAACGCTCAAGCTTATTTACAACGAGGACTTAGCCAAACATATTCTGACTCCGAAAAAGCAATAGCTGATATTAATGAAGCAATTCGTTTGCAACCTAATGATCCTGAAGCTTATTTTGCTCGTGGACAAATATATGTATTGTCAGGTAATTTAACACAAGCTTTGCCCGATATTGAAGCTAGTATTCGCTTGAATACTACAAATCCTGATGCTTATGGTGTGCGATCGCATATTCGTCATAAATTTGGAGATATTCCAGGTGCGATCGCAGATTTAGCACAAGTAATTCGCCTAAAACCAGATCAAGCGGCTGCACTTTATACCAATCGCGCAGAACTTTATCTAGAAATCAAAGATCATCAAGCTGCGATGGCAGATTTCACCCAAGCAATTCGTTATTCCAGCGATGTCAAAGATTTTATTGGTGGTGGTTATCCATCTTATATGGCATACGGACGACGTGCTGCTTTGCGCTATCAACTCAAAGATTATCGAGGTGCGATCGCAGATTACACCCAAATGATTCGTGTTACTCCTCTTGGGAGTGCCTTTGACGGTGCAGTTAACTCTTCAGACATCTTAGCTGACATTTACTTTAAGCGTGCCGAAGCTCATATCAAATTAAAAGATCAGCGCAGCGCAATCCAAGATTATCAAAAAGCAATTACATATTTTCAGCAACGTGGTTGGATGACAGAAAACTATAAAAAAGCACTACAGCAGCTTAAAAATCTCCAAAGATAA
- a CDS encoding histone deacetylase, whose product MLPVIYSDEFLNHKTGRFHPERPERLTAIVEALKAAPWADQIEWQIPTPFVKRQVMPLLQQVHTQSYIETVARIAQEGGGSLDADTPVSPQSYDIALLAISAWLDGVDRVLGSNHPAFVLARPPGHHAERNTGMGFCLFSNAAIAAYYALEQQGINRVAILDWDVHHGNGTQAIVESDPRIAYCSLHQYPCYPGTGKANEQGQHHNVLNLPLSPGSTIEVYQPLFEQKIIPFFQNFQPDLLIVSAGYDATAADPLAGMALQPEDYGLFTEYCLQLTRRILFGLEGGYDLNSLAQSVLQTIKPCLV is encoded by the coding sequence ATGCTGCCTGTCATTTACTCAGATGAGTTTCTCAATCATAAAACTGGTCGATTTCACCCAGAAAGACCAGAACGCTTAACGGCAATTGTAGAGGCATTAAAAGCTGCTCCTTGGGCAGATCAAATTGAGTGGCAGATACCGACGCCATTTGTAAAAAGACAAGTGATGCCTCTGCTACAACAAGTACATACCCAAAGTTACATTGAGACTGTTGCACGCATAGCTCAAGAAGGCGGCGGTAGTTTAGATGCTGATACCCCAGTCTCTCCTCAAAGTTATGATATTGCCCTACTTGCAATTAGTGCTTGGTTAGATGGCGTTGACCGTGTTTTAGGAAGTAATCACCCAGCTTTTGTCCTTGCTCGTCCACCTGGACATCATGCTGAACGTAATACTGGCATGGGATTTTGTCTATTTTCTAATGCCGCGATCGCAGCTTACTACGCGCTAGAACAGCAAGGGATCAACCGAGTTGCTATTCTTGACTGGGATGTGCATCATGGCAATGGTACACAAGCAATCGTTGAAAGTGATCCCCGCATCGCTTACTGTTCTTTACACCAATATCCTTGTTATCCTGGTACAGGCAAAGCAAATGAGCAAGGACAACACCATAACGTCCTGAATTTGCCCCTCTCCCCTGGTAGCACTATAGAGGTGTATCAACCTCTGTTTGAACAGAAAATCATCCCGTTTTTCCAAAATTTTCAGCCAGATTTGTTAATTGTCAGTGCAGGTTACGATGCTACTGCGGCTGATCCCTTAGCTGGAATGGCTTTGCAACCCGAAGATTACGGACTATTTACTGAGTATTGTTTACAGTTAACTCGTCGGATTTTGTTTGGTTTGGAAGGTGGCTATGACCTCAATTCCCTTGCTCAGTCAGTATTACAAACGATTAAGCCTTGCTTGGTTTAA